In one window of Musa acuminata AAA Group cultivar baxijiao chromosome BXJ3-2, Cavendish_Baxijiao_AAA, whole genome shotgun sequence DNA:
- the LOC135631885 gene encoding 2-alkenal reductase (NADP(+)-dependent)-like, protein MAGVEEMVRNKQVVLKHFVVGEPKETDMEFRVGKASLRIPEGVEGAILVKNLYLSCDPYMRGRMREYYESYIPPFQPGSVIEGFGVAKVVDSTNPKFSVGDYIVGLTGWEEYSVIVRTEQLRKIETLDVPLSYHVGLLGMPGFTAYVGFYEICAPKKGDYFFVSAASGAVGQLVGQLAKLHGCYVVGSAGSAKKVDLLKNKLGFDEAFNYKEEPDLTDALKRYFPKGIDIYFDNVGGAMLDAALANMRVHGRVAICGMVSQHSISDPKGISNLYTLVMKRVRMQGFIQSDYLHLHPEFLKTIVSFYKQGKIVYIEDMNEGLENGPAAFVGLFSGKNVGKQIVRVAQE, encoded by the exons ATGGCGGGTGTGGAGGAGATGGTGAGGAACAAGCAGGTGGTGCTGAAGCACTTCGTGGTGGGAGAACCCAAGGAGACGGACATGGAGTTCAGAGTGGGGAAGGCCAGCTTGAGGATTCCCGAGGGTGTGGAGGGGGCTATCCTGGTGAAGAACCTTTACCTCTCCTGCGATCCCTACATGAGGGGAAGGATGAGGGAGTACTACGAGTCTTATATCCCTCCCTTCCAGCCCGGCTCG GTAATAGAGGGATTTGGGGTAGCTAAAGTTGTTGATTCCACAAACCCAAAGTTTAGCGTCGGTGACTATATTGTGGGACTAACTGGCTGGGAAGAGTACAGTGTTATCGTCAGAACTGAGCAGCTGAGGAAAATAGAAACTCTTGATGTCCCTCTTTCCTATCATGTGGGACTTCTTG GTATGCCTGGTTTCACAGCTTATGTTGGCTTCTACGAGATCTGTGCTCCAAAGAAAGGTGATTATTTCTTTGTATCTGCTGCATCTGGAGCAGTCGGCCAACTTGTAGGTCAACTTGCCAAGCTACATGGATGTTATGTTGTTGGGAGTGCTGGATCGGCAAAAAAG GTTGATCTTCTGAAGAACAAGCTAGGGTTTGATGAAGCATTCAATTATAAAGAGGAACCTGACTTGACTGATGCCTTGAAAAG GTACTTCCCCAAGGGCATTGATATCTACTTTGACAACGTCGGCGGTGCCATGCTTGATGCAGCACTTGCGAATATGAGAGTACATGGTCGAGTTGCCATTTGCGGAATGGTCTCTCAGCATTCCATTTCTGACCCCAAGGGGATCTCAAACCTGTACACTCTCGTGATGAAGCGCGTAAGGATGCAGGGTTTCATCCAGAGCGACTACCTGCACCTGCATCCTGAATTCTTGAAAACCATTGTGAGTTTCTACAAGCAAGGGAAGATTGTTTACATAGAGGACATGAACGAAGGACTCGAGAATGGCCCTGCTGCATTTGTTGGATTGTTCAGTGGCAAAAATGTGGGCAAGCAGATCGTACGTGTTGCACAGGAGTAA